A genomic window from Agreia sp. COWG includes:
- a CDS encoding FHA domain-containing protein, translating to MKCKTCGTYLPAGAMFCGECGNSVLAASATSDTQRVEPLISSGRRAATTPRRVKPDAPVASSTPVPATFTLVFSTGERVEVTGGGLVGRNPTPAAGEESLALVRIVDPQLSVSKTHLEFGVEAGLFWVSDRRSGNGTTISVAGRDPLEAVPGERYGVSRGTRIRIGEQFFDVL from the coding sequence GTGAAGTGCAAGACCTGCGGCACCTACCTTCCGGCCGGCGCGATGTTCTGCGGCGAATGCGGCAACTCCGTCCTCGCCGCGTCCGCGACGAGCGACACCCAGCGCGTCGAGCCCCTCATCTCATCGGGACGACGTGCCGCGACAACGCCGAGACGGGTGAAGCCGGATGCCCCGGTTGCGTCGTCGACACCGGTGCCGGCCACCTTCACACTCGTCTTCAGCACGGGGGAGCGCGTCGAGGTGACGGGGGGCGGACTCGTCGGTCGAAACCCAACTCCCGCCGCCGGCGAAGAGTCGCTGGCACTCGTTCGCATCGTCGATCCGCAGCTGTCGGTGTCGAAGACCCACCTCGAGTTCGGCGTCGAGGCTGGGCTGTTCTGGGTGAGTGATCGACGCTCCGGCAACGGCACGACGATCTCTGTCGCCGGGCGCGATCCGCTCGAGGCCGTTCCCGGCGAGCGATACGGCGTGTCCCGAGGAACGCGGATCCGCATCGGGGAGCAGTTCTTCGACGTTCTCTAG
- a CDS encoding PP2C family serine/threonine-protein phosphatase — translation MTQIGDSNAHVSVALPGAADSTLTLTWSFLTDRGNKRAVNEDSVVANPPLFAVADGMGGHSAGDIASAAVVTRLGDISGRAYIDADTIDAALGSALADIDLVGDESNLGTGTTVTGVALTIVDDEAQWAVFNIGDSRVYFFIDGELEQITTDHSVVQEMVAAGLITREQADVHPDGNIITRAVGFHEKPVPDYALVPIEPGQRILVCSDGLTKELTDHGIRHYLATTATAERAASELVAASLANGGRDNVTVLVLDVTEASDEVDLTQPRGSAR, via the coding sequence GTGACCCAGATCGGTGACAGCAATGCCCACGTGAGCGTCGCGCTCCCCGGCGCCGCAGATTCGACACTCACCCTGACGTGGTCGTTTCTCACCGACAGGGGCAACAAGCGGGCGGTGAACGAAGACAGCGTCGTCGCGAACCCGCCGCTGTTCGCCGTCGCAGACGGCATGGGAGGACACTCGGCCGGAGACATCGCCAGTGCCGCCGTGGTGACGCGGCTCGGAGACATCTCGGGTCGCGCGTACATTGACGCCGACACGATCGACGCGGCCCTCGGATCGGCCCTCGCCGATATCGACCTGGTCGGAGACGAGAGCAATCTCGGAACCGGAACCACGGTCACCGGGGTGGCCCTCACCATCGTCGACGACGAGGCCCAGTGGGCCGTATTCAACATCGGAGACTCGCGCGTCTACTTCTTCATCGACGGAGAGCTTGAGCAGATCACCACCGATCATTCGGTGGTTCAAGAGATGGTGGCGGCCGGACTCATCACGCGGGAGCAGGCCGACGTGCATCCTGACGGCAATATCATCACCCGTGCCGTTGGCTTTCACGAGAAGCCCGTGCCCGACTACGCGCTGGTCCCCATCGAGCCGGGCCAGCGCATCCTGGTCTGTTCAGACGGTCTGACGAAAGAACTCACCGACCACGGAATCAGGCATTACCTGGCCACGACAGCGACGGCCGAGCGAGCGGCGAGCGAACTCGTCGCCGCATCACTCGCGAACGGCGGCCGCGACAACGTCACCGTGCTGGTGCTCGACGTGACCGAGGCCAGCGACGAGGTCGACCTGACACAGCCGAGAGGCTCCGCCCGATGA
- a CDS encoding FHA domain-containing protein: MTSDHQQTAQLVYSPHLQDGRMVLVAAPGLVAVLFGDMEPVVRDAVWGAATSTDRSLESVVQAIPLRSRGGVRSFAVALWEPDERGDVVLTVVARGDCVVEVLRRDVAPQHFSSQGLQPWHLASFRDVEAVRFRALTGSDGADRLRWLDGSELPLLTGIVACSHAAWIFDEQSVGLTLRAQGLVGVDDTEITLERAPERRRGRHGGAPESETAPPPVRLGPRPAVSAQPVRSVHRPARVRIGNAAPFELHVPVYIGRRPRGPRQMNADQVVLIEVPSPTKEVSASHLEIVQRQDQVLVTDLRSTNGTLVTLPGAPRIKLHQGGSIVLPPYSRIDIGDGNVIEILPGAD, translated from the coding sequence GTGACCTCAGACCACCAGCAGACGGCACAGCTCGTGTACTCGCCGCACCTGCAGGATGGACGGATGGTGCTCGTGGCAGCCCCCGGCCTCGTCGCGGTGCTCTTCGGCGACATGGAGCCGGTCGTTCGTGACGCGGTGTGGGGCGCTGCCACCTCAACCGACCGGTCACTCGAGAGCGTGGTTCAGGCTATTCCGCTGCGCTCACGTGGTGGAGTCCGGTCGTTCGCCGTCGCGCTGTGGGAACCGGACGAGCGCGGAGACGTCGTGCTCACTGTCGTGGCCCGAGGCGACTGCGTGGTGGAGGTGCTCCGTCGCGACGTGGCGCCGCAGCACTTCTCGTCGCAGGGGCTGCAGCCCTGGCACCTGGCGAGTTTCCGCGACGTCGAGGCCGTGCGCTTCCGCGCGCTCACGGGGTCCGACGGGGCGGATCGCCTGCGCTGGCTCGACGGCTCCGAGTTGCCGTTGCTCACCGGTATCGTGGCCTGCTCTCACGCCGCCTGGATCTTCGACGAGCAATCAGTCGGCCTTACTCTTCGGGCCCAGGGCCTGGTCGGCGTGGACGACACCGAGATCACGCTCGAGCGAGCGCCGGAACGTCGACGAGGCAGGCACGGGGGAGCGCCAGAGAGCGAAACGGCACCGCCGCCGGTGCGGCTCGGACCACGCCCGGCTGTGTCGGCGCAGCCCGTACGCTCGGTTCACCGCCCCGCTCGGGTGCGCATCGGCAATGCGGCGCCGTTCGAGCTGCACGTTCCCGTCTATATCGGGCGTCGTCCTCGAGGACCACGTCAGATGAATGCCGACCAGGTCGTTCTGATCGAGGTGCCGTCACCGACCAAGGAGGTGTCGGCGTCGCACCTCGAGATCGTCCAGCGACAGGATCAGGTCTTGGTGACCGACCTGAGGTCGACGAACGGAACGCTCGTCACACTGCCCGGCGCTCCTCGGATAAAGTTGCATCAGGGCGGATCGATCGTCCTCCCGCCCTACAGTCGAATCGACATCGGTGACGGCAACGTCATAGAGATTCTTCCCGGGGCGGACTGA
- a CDS encoding DUF4192 domain-containing protein, translated as MTETFKAKRPAEFLVALPRMLGYAPVESIVVQTFQSRRTAATLRIDIPTEKADPRHVADALVRLVSRVPGVDAVLIAVYSDELWRGALPPKGELIERIVTRLASAGLGIIDALCSSETRWASYLDDESGSLAELIDSPLYSDLSNEIGASADPSLRRQGAEAIEPGEAAVRADVVLHAGSITEDTEERERLWQWVCAGQLWADAIETTPTDLPAPVVAALLWSIRDKATRDCVLMSLAWGRPSGDRAAGDTERLHRGVPVPAGSILETFVGEGRSGPSGLRLEGAIRLLRYLVSLAPAPWTPAPLTMLAWCEWARGHGSAAGDYIDGALDIAPGYELARLFRDLIAAGRVPEWVGRAPL; from the coding sequence ATGACAGAAACTTTCAAGGCCAAAAGACCCGCCGAGTTCTTGGTGGCTCTGCCCCGCATGCTCGGCTACGCCCCGGTCGAGAGCATCGTCGTGCAGACCTTTCAGAGTCGGCGGACGGCGGCAACCCTGCGCATCGATATTCCCACCGAGAAGGCCGATCCTCGGCACGTGGCCGATGCACTGGTGAGGCTCGTCAGCCGGGTGCCCGGGGTCGACGCCGTACTCATCGCCGTGTACTCCGATGAGCTGTGGCGTGGAGCCCTGCCACCGAAGGGCGAGTTGATAGAGCGGATCGTCACTCGCCTGGCGTCGGCCGGGCTCGGGATCATCGATGCCCTGTGCTCATCGGAGACCCGCTGGGCCTCGTACCTCGACGACGAGAGCGGCTCGCTCGCCGAGCTCATCGACAGCCCGCTGTACTCCGATCTCAGCAACGAGATCGGGGCGAGCGCCGATCCGAGCCTCCGCAGACAGGGAGCCGAAGCCATCGAGCCCGGGGAGGCTGCTGTTCGGGCAGACGTCGTGCTGCATGCGGGCAGCATCACCGAGGACACCGAAGAGCGTGAACGATTATGGCAGTGGGTATGTGCGGGCCAGCTCTGGGCGGATGCGATCGAGACGACACCGACGGACCTGCCCGCGCCGGTGGTCGCAGCACTGCTCTGGAGCATCCGAGACAAGGCGACGCGCGACTGCGTCCTGATGTCTCTCGCGTGGGGCCGGCCATCTGGCGACAGGGCGGCCGGCGACACCGAGAGGCTTCACCGAGGGGTGCCAGTGCCTGCCGGTTCCATTCTGGAGACGTTCGTCGGCGAGGGGCGGTCGGGGCCGAGCGGCTTGAGGCTCGAGGGTGCCATTCGTCTTCTTCGATACCTGGTCTCCCTGGCGCCCGCGCCGTGGACACCGGCGCCGCTGACGATGCTCGCCTGGTGCGAGTGGGCTCGCGGCCACGGATCCGCGGCGGGGGACTACATCGACGGAGCTCTCGACATCGCCCCGGGGTATGAACTCGCGCGGCTCTTCCGTGACCTCATCGCGGCCGGACGGGTTCCGGAGTGGGTGGGGCGGGCTCCGCTGTAA